The Panicum virgatum strain AP13 chromosome 5K, P.virgatum_v5, whole genome shotgun sequence genome has a window encoding:
- the LOC120706450 gene encoding probable envelope ADP,ATP carrier protein, chloroplastic: MSSRRRVEACDSWRPPRSHAGAGPQPPVVLLRAGPRLPAFASLSVREGGEAAAVAKAVEEAVVARAGEGTEERRAPAGGEEARGERKERRRLPPAAQLVRHPLALLALVPRGAALFAAGAAAGAAAKTVTAPLDRVKILMQTHSVRVAGESAKKAVGFLEAIADIGKEEGLKGYWKGNLPQVIRIIPYSAVQLFSYEVYKKIFRRKDGELSVFGRLAAGACAGMTSTLVTYPLDVLRLRLAVQSGHSTMSQVALNMLREEGLASFYGGLGPSLIGIAPYIAVNFCVFDLMKKSVPEKYKNRPETSLATALLSATFATLMCYPLDTVRRQMQMKGTPYNTIFDAIPGIVERDGLVGLYRGFVPNALKNLPNSSIKLTAFDTVKTLLATGQKELDKLIQENEEKTS; the protein is encoded by the exons ATgagcagccggcggcgggtcgAGGCCTGCGACTCGTGGCGCCCGCCGCGGAGCCACGCGGGGGCGGGGCCGCAGCCgcccgtcgtcctcctccgcgcggGGCCCCGGCTCCCGGCCTTCGCCTCGCTCTCCGTCCGCGAGGGCGGGGAGGCTGCGGCCGTCGccaaggcggtggaggaggcggtcgTCGCGCGGGCCGGCGAGGGGACGGAGGAGCGGCGGGCGCCCGCGGGGGGCGAGGAGGCCAGGGGGGAGAGGAAGGAGCGGAGGAGGCTGCCCCCCGCGGCGCAGCTCGTGCGCCACCCGCTGGCGCTGCTCGCCCTGGTGCCCCGCGGCGCCGCGCTCTTCGCCGCGggggccgccgcgggcgccgccgccaagacCGTCACCGCGCCGCTCGACCGCGTCAAGATACTCATGCAG ACGCACAGCGTGCGGGTGGCGGGAGAGAGCGCCAAGAAGGCGGTCGGATTCCTCGAG GCTATTGCAGACATTGGAAAGGAGGAGGGTCTTAAGGGTTACTGGAAAGGCAACCTTCCACAG GTTATTCGCATAATTCCTTACAGTGCGGTGCAACTCTTCTCATATGAAGTTTACAAG AAAATCTTCCGAAGAAAGGATGGAGAGCTTTCTGTATTTGGGAGACTTGCTGCTGGTGCTTGTGCGGGCATGACATCTACActt GTAACATACCCACTGGATGTTCTCCGGCTCAGGCTTGCAGTTCAATCTGGACACAGCACTATGTCTCAG GTTGCTCTGAACATGCTGAGAGAAGAAGGATTGGCCTCCTTCTACGGTGGCCTGGGTCCATCTCTTATAGGAATTGCACCTTACATTGCTGTCAACTTCTGTGTTTTTGACTT aatgaagaaatctgTACCAGAAAAGTACAAGAACAGACCAGAAACATCACTAGCAACTGCTCTTCTCTCAGCAACATTTGCAACTTTGATGTGTTATCCCCTGGACACTGTTAGACGACAGATGCAGATGAAAGGGACACCGTACAACACAATTTTTGATGCTATTCCAG GCATTGTGGAGCGTGACGGTCTAGTTGGGCTTTATAGAGGTTTTGTGCCAAATGCGTTAAAAAATCTGCCAAATAGCAG CATTAAACTGACTGCATTTGACACGGTGAAGACACTGCTAGCTACTGGACAGAAGGAGCTGGACAAATTAATACAAGAAAATGAGGAGAAAACAAGCTAG